Within Sulfurimonas sp. hsl 1-7, the genomic segment AAACTCATTATCGAAGCCATTCATAAGTGCCATGGCAATAAGTAGTACCATAACACCTAAAGTGATACCTAAAAAAGCAAGCAGTGCAGAGATAAAGATAAAAGGTTGTTCTTTATCAAAGCGCAGGAACTTTTTTACTAGATATGTAACTAAATTCTTTTTCAAGATGCAAATACACCTTTTTTAGGACCGCTTTTACCACAACACTGTTTGTACTTTTTACCGCTGCCACATGGACACGGATCATTTCTTGCCGGTTTTTTCGACGTTACACTTTCATCATCACTACCACTGCTTGAAAGATTCAGTTGTGCTAATGCATCCTGTTGTTTCTGACGTTCAGCCAACTCCTCTGCAAGTCTTGCAGCCTCTTCTTCAGCAGAATCAACTTTAAACTGAATAATTTGTAATGTTTTGATTACATTTAATTTCAGGCTTTGAGTAAGTTCCGTAAACAGGTTATACGCCTCTTTTTTATACTCAACTAAAGGATCTTTTTGGTTGTATGCACGTAAACGTATACCTGTTTTCATACCATCCATAGCATAAAGATGATCTCTCCACGCATTGTCTAGCTCTCTTAGATAAAGTTCTCTTGCAACATCGTTTCTTGTCTCTTCATCTAAAATTGACATCTTTTCATCATACGATGCTTTTATACCTTCTAAAAGATGAGTATAGAGTTTTTCATACTCTAAAGATTTTAGAGATTCTGCATCAACAAAAGTATTGATCTCCTCTTGTAGAAGTTCAGCAAGTGTTTCAAGGTTATAATCCTCTTCAGGAAGTCCCTCATAGATGCCAGCCTCACCAAGTAAGTATGCGATATATTCTTCTCTGATCTCATCCACTTTTGAAGCGATGTCGTACTCGTTATCAAGAAGCTGATTTCTAAATCTGTAGATAATTTTTCTCTGCTCATTTGCAACATCATCATACTCTAGAATATGCTTACGACCTTCGTAGTGCATATTTTCAACTTTTTTCTGCGCTTTTTCAACTGCACGAGTTACCATTTTAGACTCTATAAACTCACCGTCTTCAACACCGAGTCTCTCCATAATAGACTTGATCTTGTCACTACCGAAGATACGAAGTAAACTATCTTCTAATGAAAGGTAAAATTGAGTCTTACCAGGATCACCCTGACGACCTGAACGCCCGCGAAGCTGATTATCTATACGGCGGTTTTCATGTCTTTCAGTACCGATGATATATAAACCTCCAAGAGCTTTTACTTCATCGCTTACTTTAATGTCAACACCACGTCCTGCCATGTTTGTTGCAATTGTAACAGCACCCTTTTTACCTGCATCTTTAATGATCTCACCCTCTTGTTCATGGTTCTTAGCATTAAGTACAGTGTGTGCAATCTTCTCATTTTTAAGGAGTTGGTGTAACACTTCAGATTTTTCAATCGATGCAGTACCGATAAGTACTGGTTGACCTGCCTTTTGTAACTCTCTAATCTTTTCAATTACGGCATTGAATTTTTCGATCTCTGTTTTATAGATAAGGTCGTTTAAATCCTCTCTTGCAACCGGGATATTTGTCGGGATAGATACAACATCAAGAGAATAGATCTGAGCAAGTTCAGTCGCTTCAGTTTCCGCAGTACCAGTCATACCTGCAAGTTTGTTGTACATTCTAAAGTAGTTTTGGAAAGTGATGTCTGCAAGTGTTTGTGTCTCTTCTTTAATCTCTACACCCTCTTTTGCTTCTAACGCTTGGTGTAAGCCTTCAGAAAAACGGCGTCCTTCACTTAAACGTCCTGTAAACTCATCTACGATCACTACTTCATTGTTTCTCACAACATAGTCAACATCTTTTTCAAAAAGATAGTTTGATTTAAGTGCCTGATCAAGGATGTGAGACAGTGATGAGTTCTCAACACTGTAAAGGTTTTCAACACCGAAAAGCTCTTCAGCTTTTGTAATACCCTCTTCAGTAATTAAAACAATTTTATCTTTTTCATCTACAGTAAAGTGCGTATCTTTTTCCATATTTAAGGCAACAGAGTTTGCACGAAGATAGTCTTGCATCTTGTGGTTAGTTGGACCTGAAATGATTAAAGGTGTTCTTGCTTCATCAATTAAGATAGAATCGACTTCATCGATTACGACAAAGTTATGTTCACGCTGAACTTGATTCTCTTTAGAGTAGCTCATGTTGTCTCTTAGATAGTCAAATCCAAACTCATTATTTGTACCGTAAGTGATATCGGCATCGTATGCAGCTTTTTTCTCTGTAGCATCGTGCATATCTTCAAGTATAGTACCGACACTGTAACCTAAGAAGTTATAAAGTGGAGACATCTCAGAAGAATCCCGTTTTGCAAGGTAGTCATTAACTGTTACAAGGTGTACACCCTTACCTTCCATAGCGTTAAGAATAATCGGAAGAGTTGCAACAAGTGTTTTCCCCTCACCTGTTTTCATCTCAGAGATTTTACCGTCATGTAAAACCATACCACCGACAAGCTGTACATCAAAGTGTCTCATACCGAGGACACGCTTTGATGCCTCTCTAGTGATAGCAAAAGAGTCGTTTAAAACATCATCAAGAGTTTTTTCACCGCTTAATACTGCATCTTTTAAATCGTTAAATGCCGACTTTAAAGCATCATCGTCTAAAGCCTCATATTGTTTTTCAAGTTCGTTTATATTTTTTACACGTTTTAGATATTTTTTTAATTCTCTATCGTTAGCTGTACCGATAATCTTACCAAATAATGCTTGTAGCATCTCCAACCTTATATAAATCACTATATAGTAAGCTATATAGTGATTTGAAATTGCTATAATTCTATCACAGAAAAGTTTACAGAAAGTATAAATAGCTTCTCTGCTATAATTAAAAATCATATAAATATAGGAATACTAATGAAATTCAACCTCTTGCTTCTCCTTTTGAGTTCGTACACTTTTGCAAATATTACAGATTTGACAAGTTTTCAAGCTGACTTTGAACAAAGCATTACCGATGAGAAAAATAAAAAGATTGTTTACAAAGGAGATATTAAAGCTTCTAACCCACATTACGCACTATGGCAATATAACAATCCGATAGAAAAAACTGTTTATGTTCTAAAAAACAGAGTGATCATGATAGAGCCTGATCTAGAGCAGGCAATCATAAAAACAATCGATAGTAATTTTGATTTTTTTGCTTTAATGAAAAATGCGAAAGAGATTAAAAAAGATACATATACGGCAACTTTTAACAACATAAAATACACTATATATACAAAAGGTCTTACAATTGAGTCAATCGCTTATGTTGACGAGTTTGAAAATGAAGTAAATATTGTGTTTAAAAATCAGAAAGTGAATGAAAAAATAGATTTAAATATCTTTAATCCCTATATTCCACAGGGGTTTGATATTATCAGAGATTAAGAGCAAAAAGCTCTTAATTCTTTAGGCTACAAACTATGCTAGTTTGTAGTCTTGGATTAGGTTGAAGTTTAGATACTTATAGATATCTGCTTCTTTACCTACAATTTTCTTCGTTAAGTTTAAGTACTCTTCTTTTGTTGGAATTTTTCCAAGAAGTGAACATACAGCCGCTAACTCTGCAGAACCAAGATAAACTTGAGCACCTTTACCTAAACGGTTGTCGAAGTTACGAGTAGATGTTGAGAATACAACAGCATTATCAGCAACACGCGCTTGGTTACCCATACATAATGAACATCCTGGGATCTCTGTTCTAGCACCAGCAGCACCAAATAGAGCATAGTAACCCTCTTCAGTTAATTGTTTCTCATCCATTTTTGTCGGAGGACATACCCATAGACGACCTGGAACAGCACCTTCACCTTTAAGAACCTCACCAAGTGCACGGTAGTGACCGATGTTTGTCATACAAGAACCAACGAATACTTCATCAATGTTAGTCGGTCTATCAGAAGCAAGAACTTCACTTAATGTAGCAACATCATCCGGATCGTTAGGACAAGCTAAGATTGGCTCAGTAATTTGATCTAAATCAATTTCGATTACTGCAGCGTATTCAGCATCAGCATCCGGCTCCATTAATGTTGGATTTGCTAACCACTCTTCCATTTTCGTAATACGACGAGCAAGAGTTCTGTGATCTTCATATCCAGCGTCAATCATAGATTGAAGAAGAACGATGTTAGATTTTAAGTACTCAATTACAGGCTCTTTGTCTAGTCTTACAGTACAAGCAGCAGCTGAACGCTCAGCAGAAGCATCAGAAAGCTCAAATGCTTGCTCAGCTTTTAGAGTTGGTAAACCTTCGATCTCTAAGATACGACCAGCAAAAATGTTTTTCTTACCTTTTTTCTCAACAGTTAAAAGACCCTCTTTAATAGCTTGGTGAGGGATAGCATTTACAAGGTCACGTAAAGTGATACCCGGTTGCATTTCACCTTTGAATCTTACAAGTACAGACTCTGGCATAGTAAGTGGCATAGAACCAGTAACACCAGCAAACGCAACGATACCAGAACCACCAGGGAAAGAGATACCGATTGGGAAACGTGTATGTGAATCCGCACCAGTACCAACTGTATCTGGAAGAACCATTCTATTTAACCAAGAGTGGATAACACCGTCACCTGGACGTAAAGCAACACCTGAACGGTTAGCGATAAAGTCTGGTAAAGTGTTATGCATTGTAACATCTGACGGTTTTGGATATGCCGCAGTGTGACAGAAAGATTGCATTACAAGGTCAGCATTGAATCCAAGTGCAGCAAGCTCTTTAATCTCATCACGAGTCATTGGACCAGTTGTATCCTGAGAACCAACTGTACTCATCTCAGGCTCACAGTACATACCTGGACGAACACCTTCCATACCACAAGCTTTACCAACCATTTTTTGTGCTAAAGTGTAACCTTTACCATTGTCAGCCGGTTGCTCAGCAGTTAAGAAGATATCAGTTGAACCCATACCAAGTACTGAACGAGCTTTTGAAGTTAAACCACGACCGATGATTAATGGAATACGACCACCAGCACGAACTTCGTCAGTAATAGTGTTTGGACGAAGGTTGAAAGTTGCGATACACTCACCGTTTTTATGAGCTTCACCTTTGTATGGGTAAATATCTACAACATCACCTGTTTCCATATTTGTAACATCTAACTCTAATGGTAATGCACCAGAATCTTCACAAGTAGCGAAGAAAATCGGAGCGATGATACCACCAAGAACTACACCGCCAGTTCTTTTGTTTGGAACACCCGGAATATCTTCACCCATGTGCCATTGAACAGAGTTAACACCAGACTTTCTAGAAGAACCAGTACCAACAACATCACCAACGTAAGCAACTGGGTGACCTTTAGTTTTTAACTCTTTAATAGTTTCGATCGGGTTATCCATCTTAGCAGCAAGCATAGAGTTTGCATGTAAAGGGATATCTGAACGAGTAAACGCTTCAGATGCAGGAGATAAATCATCCGTATTTGTTTCACCAGGAACTTTAAATACAGAAACAGTAATTTTCTCAGCTAATTCAGGTTTTGAAGTAAACCATTCAGCATTTGCCCATGAAGTCATAACCTCAGTAGCAGCAGCGTTACCAGCTTTGTGTAACTCTTCTACATCATTAAATGCATCATAAACAAGTAAAGTATGAGAAAGTGCTTTAACAGCAGCTTTTACAACAGCTTCATTTTTTGAACTTAATGAGTTTACTAATGGTTTCACATTGTAACCACCAAGCATTGTTCCTAACATTTCAACTGCTTTTTCAGGAGCAATTGAAGCTACGTGATGCTCTTCCATCGCAAGTTCATTTAAGAAACCAGCTTTTACGTAAGCAGCATCATCAACACCCGGAGAAACACGGTTTTCAAGAAGTTCTAACATCTCTTCAACATATTCACCAGTTTTGATAAATTCAATAACTTCTTCTGTTTGTTTAACAGTAAGTGGTAGTGGAGGAACGCCTAAAGCTTCTCTTTCTGCTACGTGAGCAGCATATTCTTCTCTAAATCCCATTTCGATTTCCTGTTTTTGGTTTAAATTTAAAAAATTATAACCAATAAAAAAAGAACATACTACACACTGTTACCAATCGATACAGAAAAATGTTACTTTTCGAAAAATATGTTTATTTTTGTAACATATCGCTCTCTAACTTGATGGAATGCTCCACTTGCAGGAGCTGATCTTGATACCATTTGGTACTTTCCAGCTTTGGAAATGTATCTGACATTACTTTTAGTGGCGTATCTTCCCACTCACTAGAATCTTGTGCAATATTCCAGCCAAGTTGATTTAATACGTATGAAAATATCTGATTTAAAATATTGTAAGAAGATTGTATCGCTTCTTTATCATTGCTCTTTTCATTTTGTAAAATGTTTTTTACGATCTGCTTACGCAAATCTCTATTGTACTGCTCTTTTAAGGATTGAACTATCTCTTCTGGTTTCATCTTAGTCCCTTTATTTTGTTGTTTTATTTGAATAGTGTGTAGCGCTTACAATATCACCAATAATTGCTCTGTGATACTCATACGGTCGTTTAATGTTTCTGATCACGTAACGCCCTCCTGAAGTTGTTAAAACCTCTAAAGTACCCACATCTAAAAATTTTGAAATCGGTTTGATATATATAGTACGAATCTCATCAAGTTTTATAGGAAAAATCTCCGGAGTTTTTTTCCCTTTTAAGATCACTAGGCGTTCGTTTGTAAGGAGGCAGTGGTAAGAGGCTTTCTCTTTTATCTCTTGCAGATGTACGTAAAAAGTTCGGATAATAAGGACGATGCCGATAACACCGATTTCGAGTTCTTGACCTATAAACAAGAGTACAGCACCTAAAAGATATAAAGATATTATTCCATTGTAGTATGTCTTAGATATCTCGGCTTGTACCTGAATCTCTTCATCTTTATGTAAAGTCTTTGTAAACTCTTTCACTTATACTATCTCTCTTATCCCTTTTGCATTTGGAGCGGACAATATCCCCTCTTGTTCAAGCTGTTCTATCACTCTTGCCGATCTGTTGTAGCCGATTTGCAGCTTTCTTTGAAGGTAAGAGATCGATGTTTTACGATCGTTAAGCACTACGCTTTTTGCTTCTTCAAAAAGTGGGTCCAGCTCTTCAAATACTTCACTTCTTTCAGATGAATCAGAACTGTCTTCTACTAAAAAGCTTTTATCGTAGTTTGGTTCTCTTTGAGACTTAATAAACTCTACAATCTCCTCGATCTCCTCTTCCGTACTCCATGGAGCATGAAGACGTACTAAACCGGTAGCACCAGGAGGTGTAAAGAGCATATCTCCGCGTCCAAGTAAAGATTCTGCACCCATTTGATCTAGGATGATTTTAGAATCAACTTTTTGCCCTACTCTGTAAGAGATACGTGATGGAAGGTTCGCTTTAATAAGCCCCGTTACAACATCAACAGAAGGTCTTTGCGTTGCAACAATTAAGTGAATCCCCGAAGCTCTTGCCATTTGTGCAAGTCTTGCGATTGAGTGTTCAACATCTTTTCCGCTTGTCATCATAAGATCTGCCAACTCATCGATGATTACAACGATGTAAGGGAAAGGATCATATCCGCCTTTTTTCGCTTTTTCATTATAGTTTTCAATGTTTTTCGTACGTGTATCAGCCATTGCTGCATAACGGCGTTCCATCTCGTTTACCATGTTACTTAACGCTGCAATCGCCTGTTTCGGTTTCGTAATTACAGGAGTAAGAAGATGCGGAATATCATTGTAGATCGAAAACTCCAGCATTTTCGGGTCAATCATAAGCAGACGCAGCTGATCAGGTGAGTTTTTATAAAGTAATGAAAGGATCATCGCATTGATACCGACAGACTTACCACTTCCCGTTGTTCCTGCAATAAGTAAGTGTGGAAGCTTTTTAAGGTCAGTTACAAACGGTTTTCCGACAATATCTTTTCCAAGTGCAATAGTAAGCGGTGAAGATGAATTTTGAAACAGTTTATCATCTAAAAGTTCGCGAAGATAGATAGTCTCTACAGTATCGTTAGGTATCTCGATCCCCACTACATCTTTACCCGGAATCGGTGCCTGGATACGGATCGTCTCAGCTGAAAGTGCCATAGCAAGGTCATCTTGTAGGTTTAGAATCTTACTTACTTTTACATTTGCAGCCGGTTTAAACTCAAAAGTAGATACTACAGGCCCTGCATAGGTACGAACAACATCACCTTCTATTTTAAAATGTCCGAGTTTTTCTATAAGATCACTAATTTTCCCGTCAAGTTCACTCTCGTCAACTGCTTTTGAAGATTTTTTAGGTTTTTGTAAAAAGTCGAGTAAAGGGAGCTTGAAGTTTTTCGGCTTTTCAGTTTTTCCGATCTCAATGTCAGCTAAA encodes:
- the acnB gene encoding bifunctional aconitate hydratase 2/2-methylisocitrate dehydratase: MGFREEYAAHVAEREALGVPPLPLTVKQTEEVIEFIKTGEYVEEMLELLENRVSPGVDDAAYVKAGFLNELAMEEHHVASIAPEKAVEMLGTMLGGYNVKPLVNSLSSKNEAVVKAAVKALSHTLLVYDAFNDVEELHKAGNAAATEVMTSWANAEWFTSKPELAEKITVSVFKVPGETNTDDLSPASEAFTRSDIPLHANSMLAAKMDNPIETIKELKTKGHPVAYVGDVVGTGSSRKSGVNSVQWHMGEDIPGVPNKRTGGVVLGGIIAPIFFATCEDSGALPLELDVTNMETGDVVDIYPYKGEAHKNGECIATFNLRPNTITDEVRAGGRIPLIIGRGLTSKARSVLGMGSTDIFLTAEQPADNGKGYTLAQKMVGKACGMEGVRPGMYCEPEMSTVGSQDTTGPMTRDEIKELAALGFNADLVMQSFCHTAAYPKPSDVTMHNTLPDFIANRSGVALRPGDGVIHSWLNRMVLPDTVGTGADSHTRFPIGISFPGGSGIVAFAGVTGSMPLTMPESVLVRFKGEMQPGITLRDLVNAIPHQAIKEGLLTVEKKGKKNIFAGRILEIEGLPTLKAEQAFELSDASAERSAAACTVRLDKEPVIEYLKSNIVLLQSMIDAGYEDHRTLARRITKMEEWLANPTLMEPDADAEYAAVIEIDLDQITEPILACPNDPDDVATLSEVLASDRPTNIDEVFVGSCMTNIGHYRALGEVLKGEGAVPGRLWVCPPTKMDEKQLTEEGYYALFGAAGARTEIPGCSLCMGNQARVADNAVVFSTSTRNFDNRLGKGAQVYLGSAELAAVCSLLGKIPTKEEYLNLTKKIVGKEADIYKYLNFNLIQDYKLA
- a CDS encoding FtsK/SpoIIIE family DNA translocase, giving the protein MRDTFFIFVFGVLVYLGFATILGTTSLMGSFGVSFASFNHQYFGYISYVYLFVLLYPLYKLYKDISFDVRKAEISIASFLILFSTLLAQALLIEDEFRGKFGGDFVDFLSPYIGIFGLWVFWFVITLVAIVIVFEKDTSELLSHLMASLRRKQTSPQSFEEIPEQNSFVEESTIDNTVEEAVVEDETDTTVESVEEVVETPVKENTIPHYELDENIEEEIDKPAFLRQDTKNKQNILELANEIKEQKNTVIVDELEENKKLLADIEIGKTEKPKNFKLPLLDFLQKPKKSSKAVDESELDGKISDLIEKLGHFKIEGDVVRTYAGPVVSTFEFKPAANVKVSKILNLQDDLAMALSAETIRIQAPIPGKDVVGIEIPNDTVETIYLRELLDDKLFQNSSSPLTIALGKDIVGKPFVTDLKKLPHLLIAGTTGSGKSVGINAMILSLLYKNSPDQLRLLMIDPKMLEFSIYNDIPHLLTPVITKPKQAIAALSNMVNEMERRYAAMADTRTKNIENYNEKAKKGGYDPFPYIVVIIDELADLMMTSGKDVEHSIARLAQMARASGIHLIVATQRPSVDVVTGLIKANLPSRISYRVGQKVDSKIILDQMGAESLLGRGDMLFTPPGATGLVRLHAPWSTEEEIEEIVEFIKSQREPNYDKSFLVEDSSDSSERSEVFEELDPLFEEAKSVVLNDRKTSISYLQRKLQIGYNRSARVIEQLEQEGILSAPNAKGIREIV
- the lolA gene encoding LolA-like outer membrane lipoprotein chaperone, coding for MKFNLLLLLLSSYTFANITDLTSFQADFEQSITDEKNKKIVYKGDIKASNPHYALWQYNNPIEKTVYVLKNRVIMIEPDLEQAIIKTIDSNFDFFALMKNAKEIKKDTYTATFNNIKYTIYTKGLTIESIAYVDEFENEVNIVFKNQKVNEKIDLNIFNPYIPQGFDIIRD
- the secA gene encoding preprotein translocase subunit SecA — protein: MLQALFGKIIGTANDRELKKYLKRVKNINELEKQYEALDDDALKSAFNDLKDAVLSGEKTLDDVLNDSFAITREASKRVLGMRHFDVQLVGGMVLHDGKISEMKTGEGKTLVATLPIILNAMEGKGVHLVTVNDYLAKRDSSEMSPLYNFLGYSVGTILEDMHDATEKKAAYDADITYGTNNEFGFDYLRDNMSYSKENQVQREHNFVVIDEVDSILIDEARTPLIISGPTNHKMQDYLRANSVALNMEKDTHFTVDEKDKIVLITEEGITKAEELFGVENLYSVENSSLSHILDQALKSNYLFEKDVDYVVRNNEVVIVDEFTGRLSEGRRFSEGLHQALEAKEGVEIKEETQTLADITFQNYFRMYNKLAGMTGTAETEATELAQIYSLDVVSIPTNIPVAREDLNDLIYKTEIEKFNAVIEKIRELQKAGQPVLIGTASIEKSEVLHQLLKNEKIAHTVLNAKNHEQEGEIIKDAGKKGAVTIATNMAGRGVDIKVSDEVKALGGLYIIGTERHENRRIDNQLRGRSGRQGDPGKTQFYLSLEDSLLRIFGSDKIKSIMERLGVEDGEFIESKMVTRAVEKAQKKVENMHYEGRKHILEYDDVANEQRKIIYRFRNQLLDNEYDIASKVDEIREEYIAYLLGEAGIYEGLPEEDYNLETLAELLQEEINTFVDAESLKSLEYEKLYTHLLEGIKASYDEKMSILDEETRNDVARELYLRELDNAWRDHLYAMDGMKTGIRLRAYNQKDPLVEYKKEAYNLFTELTQSLKLNVIKTLQIIQFKVDSAEEEAARLAEELAERQKQQDALAQLNLSSSGSDDESVTSKKPARNDPCPCGSGKKYKQCCGKSGPKKGVFAS